A region of Dictyostelium discoideum AX4 chromosome 1 chromosome, whole genome shotgun sequence DNA encodes the following proteins:
- the cysB gene encoding cystathionine beta-synthase: MSAPEGPSKCTWTPNTTENTPHTTRRTPKKLIMDNILDNIGGTPLVRVNKVSSDLECELVAKCEFFNAGGSVKDRIGHRMIVDAEESGRIKKGDTLIEPTSGNTGIGLALTAAIKGYKMIITLPEKMSQEKVDVLKALGAEIIRTPTEAAFDAPESHIGVAKKLNSEIPNSHILDQYGNPSNPLAHYDGTAEELLEQCEGKIDMIVCTAGTGGTITGIARKIKERLPNCIVVGVDPHGSILAQPESLNNTNKSYKIEGIGYDFIPNVLERKLVDQWIKTDDKESFIMARRLIKEEGLLCGGSSGSAMVGALLAAKQLKKGQRCVVLLADSIRNYMTKHLNDDWLVDNGFVDPEYKTKDQQEEEKYHGATVKDLTLPKPITISATTTCAAAVQLLQQYGFDQLPVVSESKKVLGQLTLGNLLSHIASKKAVPTDAVSKVMFRFTKNEKYIPITQSTSLATLSKFFENHSSAIVTENDEIISIVTKIDLLTYLMKSQQKN, from the exons ATGTCAGCACCAGAAGGACCATCAAAATGCACTTGGACTCCAAATACCACTGAAAACACTCCACATACCACCAGaag aactccaaagaaattaattatgGATAATATTCTTGATAATATTGGTGGAACACCATTAGTTAGAGTTAATAAAGTTTCATCAGATTTAGAATGTGAATTAGTTGCAAAATGTGAATTTTTCAATGCAGGTGGTTCAGTTAAGGATCGTATTGGTCATCGTATGATTGTTGATGCAGAAGAGAGTGGTAGAATTAAGAAAGGAGATACATTAATTGAACCAACCTCTGGTAACACTGGTATTGGTTTAGCATTGACAGCAGCCATCAAAGGTTACAAAATGATCATTACACTCCCAGAGAAAATGTCACAAGAGAAAGTTGATGTCTTGAAAGCATTGGGAGCAGAGATCATTCGTACACCAACTGAAGCAGCATTTGATGCACCAGAGTCACATATTGGTGTtgcaaagaaattaaattcagAGATTCCAAATTCCCACATTTTAGATCAATACGGTAACCCATCCAATCCATTGGCCCATTACGATGGTACCGCCGAAGAACTCCTCGAACAATGTGAGGGTAAGATTGATATGATCGTTTGCACAGCCGGTACCGGTGGTACAATCACTGGTATTGCCAGAAAGATCAAAGAAAGACTTCCAAACTGTATCGTCGTTGGTGTCGATCCACATGGTTCAATTCTCGCTCAACCAGAATCACTCAACAATACCAACAAGAGTTACAAAATCGAAGGTATCGGTTACGATTTCATTCCAAACGTTCTCGAACGTAAATTAGTCGATCAATGGATCAAAACCGACGATAAGGAATCTTTCATCATGGCTCGTCGTCTCATTAAAGAAGAAGGTCTCCTTTGCGGTGGTAGTTCAGGTTCCGCTATGGTTGGTGCACTCCTAGCCGccaaacaattgaaaaaaggTCAACGTTGTGTTGTCTTATTAGCCGATTCCATTAGAAACTATATGACCAAacatttaaatgatgattgGTTAGTCGACAATGGTTTCGTTGATCCAGAATACAAAACTAAAGAtcaacaagaagaagagaAATATCATGGTGCCACCGTCAAAGATTTAACACTCCCAAAACCAATCACCATCTCTGCCACCACCACTTGTGCTGCCGCAGTTCAACTCCTCCAACAATATGGTTTCGATCAATTACCAGTCGTTAGTGaatcaaaaaaagttttaggTCAACTCACTCTTGGTAACTTACTCTCACATATTGCCTCTAAAAAAGCTGTCCCAACTGATGCTGTCAGTAAAGTTATGTTCCGTTTCactaaaaatgaaaaatatattcCAATCACTCAATCAACTTCTTTAGCTACTCTTAGCAAATTTTTCGAAAATCATAGCAGTGCTATCGTAactgaaaatgatgaaatcatttcaattgtaactaaaattgatttattaacttatttaatgaaatctcaacaaaaaaattaa
- a CDS encoding histone deacetylase family protein produces MSTRKVSYFYDNEVGNHYYGPNHPMKPHRMRMTHDLVLNYGIYKKMQIFRPRKASELELTNFHSDDYINFLKLVTPDNMHDYSKQLVKFNVREDCPVFDGMYNFCQISSGGSIGCAVKVNSKESDVAINWAGGLHHAKKSEASGFCYTNDIVLSILELLKHHERVLYIDIDIHHGDGVEEAFYTTDRVMTVSFHKYGDYFPGTGDVKDIGADKGKYYSLNFPLKDGIDDESYQSIFRPIIRSVMDFYRPGAVVIQCGADSLTGDRLGCFNLTLRGHAQCIEFLKSFNVPLVVLGGGGYTIKNVARCWTYETSILVDSELKDELPYNDYLEYYGPEYRLHITPNNMENQNTKDYLEKLKIQLLENLRNLNHAPAAAHHDIPPDSFNYSDDEDDEDPDVRISEADRDKKVHHQGELSDSDEEDGRRNYSNGLEATSTSRRNQVSISAYDKERPSYNSRNNNNNNNNNNNNNNNNNNNSNNNNSHHHNEDADVDMDSG; encoded by the exons atGAGTACCCGTAAAGTTTCATATTTCTACGATA ACGAAGTGGGAAACCATTACTATGGTCCTAACCATCCAATGAAACCTCATCGTATGAGAATGACACACgatttagttttaaattatgGAATATATAAAAAGATGCAAATATTT agACCAAGAAAAGCATCGGAATTAGAGTTAACAAACTTTCACTCTGATGATTATATCAATTTCTTAAAACTTGTCACACCGGATAATATGCATGATTATTCAAAACAATTAGTTAAAt ttaATGTAAGGGAAGATTGCCCTGTATTTGATGGCATGTATAATTTTTGTCAAATATCATCAGGTGGTTCAATTGGATGTGCAGTTAAAGTTAATAGTAAAGAATCAGATGTAGCAATTAATTGGGCTGGTGGTTTACATCATGCAAAGAAATCTGAAGCATCAGGTTTTTGTTATACAAATGATAttgttttatcaattttagaattattaaa acaTCATGAAAGAGTATTatatattgatattgatattcatcatggtgatggtgttgaAGAAGCATTTTATACAACAGATAGAGTTATGACAGTATCATTTCATAAGTATGGTGATTATTTCCCAGGTACAGGAGATGTTAAAGATATTGGAGCGGATAAAGGTAAATATTATTCATTGAATTTCCCATTGAAAGATGGTATAGATGATGAATCCTATCAAAGTATCTTTAGACCAATCATTAGATCGGTAATGGATTTCTATAGACCAGGTGCAGTGGTTATTCAATGTGGTGCAGATTCATTGACAGGTGATAGATTAGGTTGTTTCAATTTAACATTGAGAGGTCACGCTCAATGTATCGAATTTTTAAAGTCATTCAATGTACCATTGGTTGTATTGGGTGGTGGTGGTTATACTATTAAAAATGTTGCACGTTGTTGGACTTATGAAACTTCGATTTTGGTGGATTCAGAATTAAAGGATGAATTGCCCTACAATGATTATTTAGAATATTATGGTCCAGAATATAGATTACATATCACTCCAAACAATATGGAGAATCAAAACACAAAAGATTACTtggagaaattaaaaattcaactCTTGGAAAATCttagaaatttaaatcatgCTCCAGCTGCCGCTCATCATGATATACCACCtgattcttttaattattcTGATGacgaagatgatgaagatccTGATGTTAGAATCTCTGAAGCTGATCGTGATAAAAAGGTACATCATCAAGGTGAATTATCTGATtctgatgaagaagatggtAGAAGAAATTATAGTAATGGTTTAGAAGCTACTTCAACCTCAAGAAGAAATCAAGTTTCAATTTCTGCTTATGATAAAGAAAGACCATCTTATAATagtagaaataataataataataacaataataataataataataataataataataataataatagtaataataataatagtcatCATCATAATGAAGATGCTGATGTTGATATGGATtctggttaa
- the bkdB gene encoding 3-methyl-2-oxobutanoate dehydrogenase (Similar to lipoamide), protein MLRGNNIKKVNSLLVRSFHSTVGNRSGGPSTPINYPSLEIENAGEKQKMNLFQAINNGMDIAMQKDSKAVVFGEDVGFGGVFRCTVGLRDKYGASRVFNTPLCEQGIAGFAIGLAAQGATPIAEIQFADYIFPAFDQIVNEAAKYRYRSGGQFDCGSLTIRSPYGAVGHGGHYHSQSPESYFGHTPGLKVVIPSTPIEAKGLLLASIREKDPVIFFEPKLMYRSAVEEVPIGDYEIPLGKARIVKEGKDITIIGWGAQMRVLLQAVNMAEEKLGISCELIDLRTIQPWDVETVVESVKKTGRVVISHEAPKTGGWAAEISATIQERCFLHLEAPIQRVCGYDTPFPLIFEKFYVPDHLKNFESIKKTMVY, encoded by the exons atgttaagaggaaataatattaaaaaagtcAACTCTTTATTA gtTAGATCATTTCATTCAACAGTTGGAAATAGATCAGGTGGAccatcaacaccaattaaTTATCCATCATTAGAGATTGAAAATGCAggtgaaaaacaaaaaatgaatCTTTTTCAAGCAATTAACAATGGTATGGATATTGCAATGCAAAAAGATTCAAAAGCAGTTGTATTTGGTGAAGATGTAGGTTTTGGTGGTGTATTTCGTTGTACAGTTGGTTTAAGAGATAAATATGGTGCATCAAGAGTTTTCAATACACCATTATGTGAACAAGGTATTGCTGGTTTCGCAATTGGTTTAGCTGCTCAAGGTGCTACTCCAATCGCTGAAATTCAATTTGCTGATTATATTTTCCCAGCTTTTGATCAA attGTAAATGAAGCAGCAAAATATAGATATAGATCAGGTGGTCAATTTGATTGTGGATCATTAACAATTAGATCACCATATGGTGCAGTTGGACATGGTGGACATTATCATTCACAATCACCAGAATCATATTTTGGACATACACCAGGTTTAAAGGTTGTAATTCCATCAACACCAATTGAAGCCAAAGGTTTATTATTAGCATCAATTCGTGAAAAAGATCCagttatattttttgaacCAAAATTAATGTATAGATCAGCTGTTGAAGAAGTACCAATTGGTGATTATGAAATTCCATTAGGTAAAGCACGTATTGTTAAAGAGGGTAAGGATATTACAATCATTGGTTGGGGTGCTCAAATGAGAGTTTTACTTCAAGCTGTTAATATGGCCGAAGAGAAATTAGGTATCAGTTGTGAGTTGATCGATTTACGTACTATTCAACCATGGGATGTTGAAACAGTAGTTGAAAGTGTAAAAAAAACTGGTAGAGTTGTCATTAGTCATGAAGCTCCAAAAACTGGTGGTTGGGCTGCTGAAATCTCTGCTACCATTCAAGAACGTTGTTTCCTTCATTTAGAAGCTCCAATTCAAAGAGTTTGTGGTTATGATACACCTTTCCCATTAATCTTTGAAAAATTCTATGTACCTGATCACTTAAAGAATTtcgaatcaattaaaaaaactatggtttattaa
- the plbG gene encoding phospholipase B-like protein — protein sequence MIKSYYLFFIILIFLIFINNFILCENNNNNKYNNNNNYPFINVDKIIYTNSSNSIYLVWSNEQFNLILQSSYNEEFDDIVMIGEYFDKIETTGWGELNITFNSNSATIQISDNEQAYFTGFIESVLTGERINQMYNNFAASEFTNSDHTPSPKLIDFLNTQMEFVRDQVFENNGSSQYWYSTGLIMSQFDGLVNGYQQSPFPQLSEIQLYILTSAGDLETLVTLFPSSSSSSSSTTNENKNKNIKISSIKPNFKDELTDCSGFIRILPDYSDVYFGHTTWRYYYALLRIYKFINLQFNFQDTPMEYKVSFSSSPGFISSKDDFYITGNKLAIMETTNNIYNESLYQYTIPQSVLVWQRAMIANMIATNSSDWVKIFSEFNSGTYQNQWMVFDYKLFIPNKQQSSSSLPPNTFWIAEQIPGQVKTADLTNILNEQGYWKSYNIPYFESIYNISGYSEKTDLPPSYQYSYEKCPRSLIFSRNASDVLNFEDMKSLMQFNNYKTDPLSYSSPLNSISSRGDLLTIENGNRSAVAFGGVDSKITSFNQVLTLSCTAISGPSTNGGTLPPFTWSQSPLFQNITHIGVPETFNFDWQEMGPYPN from the coding sequence taaaattatttataccaatagttcaaattcaatttatttagtaTGGAGTAAtgaacaatttaatttaatattacaatcATCATATAATGAAGAATTTGATGATATTGTTATGATTGGAGAATATTTTGATAAGATTGAAACCACAGGTTGGGGAGAATTGAATATaacatttaattcaaattcagcAACAATACAAATTAGTGATAATGAACAAGCTTATTTTACAGGATTTATTGAATCGGTTTTAACTGGTGAAAGAATTAATCAAatgtataataattttgcaGCTTCagaatttacaaattcaGATCATACGCCATcaccaaaattaattgatttcttAAATACTCAAATGGAATTCGTTAGAGATCaagtatttgaaaataatggatCATCACAATATTGGTATTCAACTGGTTTAATTATGTCTCAATTTGATGGTTTAGTAAATGGTTATCAACAATCACCATTCCCACAATTATCtgaaattcaattatatattttaacatCTGCTGGTGATTTAGAAACTTTAGTTACATTATTcccatcatcgtcatcatcgtcatcttcaacaacaaatgaaaataaaaataaaaatattaaaatatcatcaataaaaccaaattttaaagatgaaTTAACAGATTGTTCAGGATTTATTAGAATTTTACCAGATTATTCAGATGTTTATTTTGGACATACAACATGGAGATATTATTATGCATTATtaagaatttataaatttataaatttacaattcaACTTTCAAGATACACCAATGGAATATAAAGTTTCATTTAGTTCATCACCAGGATTTATTTCTTCAAAAGATGATTTCTATATCACTGGTAATAAATTAGCAATTATGGAAACTACAAATAACATTTACAATGAATCACTATATCAATATACAATTCCACAATCAGTATTAGTTTGGCAAAGAGCAATGATTGCTAATATGATTGCAACCAATTCAAGTGATTGGGTAAAAATATTCTCTGAATTTAATAGTGGTACttatcaaaatcaatggatggtatttgattataaattatttataccaaataaacaacaatcatcatcatcattacctCCAAATACATTTTGGATTGCTGAACAAATTCCAGGTCAAGTTAAAACAGCAGATTTAAccaatattttaaatgaacaAGGTTATTGGAAATCTTATAATATTCCATACTTTGaatcaatttataatatttcagGATACTCTGAAAAAACTGATTTACCACCATCATATCAATATTCTTATGAAAAATGTCCAAGaagtttaatattttcacgTAATGCATCTGatgtattaaattttgaagatATGAAATCATTAATGCAATTTAATAACTATAAAACTGATCCATTATCATATTCATCACCATtgaattcaatttcatcaagaGGTGATCTattaacaattgaaaatggtaataGAAGTGCTGTTGCATTTGGTGGTGTTGATTCAAAAATTACTTCTTTTAATCAAGTTTTAACATTATCTTGCACTGCAATATCTGGTCCATCAACAAATGGTGGTACTTTACCACCTTTCACTTGGTCACAATCAccattatttcaaaatataaCTCATATTGGTGTACctgaaacttttaattttgattggCAAGAAATGGGTCCATAcccaaattaa